TTTTTACCGCCATCTGTAGTGCGATAAATGGCTCCAATGTCAGTCGTCATCTGTGCGGTTTTAGGGCCAAGCGCTAAGACTGTGTTGGGAGAACCGGGTAATTTAGCGCTGAGGGGAATCCGAGCCCAGGATGTGCCGCCATCGGTGGTGTGGAGGAGTAAGCCAGGTTGTCCTGCAATCCAACCCTCTTGTCCACTGAAACTGACCGAGTCAAAACGATATTTTTGATCGCCCAGATCTAGGTTCCGTAGCTCCCAAGTTTGGCCGCCATCGTTAGTTTCGAGCAGGGTAGAGTTGCTGCCTACTACCCATCCATGCTGACGATCGCTGGCAAAGCTAATGTCAGCAATGGTGGCATCGGTGGGTAGTTGGACCAGTTGCCAAGGGTTGTAATCTAAAGAGCTTAAATATTGATTGCCGCAGCTAGCACATAGCATGACTACTGCTAGCAACATTACAATTCGTTTCAGTGTTCTCACAATCGAGTTCATCTCGCTTCAGCCTGTACCTGGAATGTTTTATGAATAATGTCTGAGGATTGCCATGAATCCTGCAACTTAACTTGAAAGTGCTGAGGGTTGCAGAACTGAGCTAATTATCCCTAACTAAGAGATTTTCTCGGCGATCGCTTCGCTGCCAATGCTCACTACTTTATTGCAAACCGTAGAGGCTGAGGAACAGCAAGAACCCTAGCCCTAAACCTCCAAAAATTAGCAAGTTTTTTTGACCAGGTGTCATTCGGTTGACCCCAAGGCCGTAGTTTAGGTTCTCCCGAAAACCGGAGGCGGAACCTGCTGGCCCAATACTGGTAAACTGTGAGACTTTGGCACTGCAAACTGGACAGCGCCAATCGACGGGCAACTCTTCAAAAGCCGTCCCTGGAGGAATTTGACGCTTATCATCCCCCTTGGCGGGTTCGTAGACATAGCCGCATGCTCTACACTCATGGCGGTCTAGGGATTGAGGATCAACAGCTTGAGTGCTCATGACGAGAAAAAACGCAGGGTGAGGATTTAACCGGAGTCGATGATCTGAATCTGATGATCTGAATCTATATAAATAGAAGACTCATTCCTGAAAATATCTCTTCAAGATTATTCTATACAAGATTTATCATTGCAACCTTTCTTAACATAACCTCATTTCGTGCTTCGGAACTCCAATCAAAATTCTAGGCAGTTAGGGCAATCTTGGG
This region of Trichocoleus desertorum NBK24 genomic DNA includes:
- a CDS encoding rubredoxin encodes the protein MSTQAVDPQSLDRHECRACGYVYEPAKGDDKRQIPPGTAFEELPVDWRCPVCSAKVSQFTSIGPAGSASGFRENLNYGLGVNRMTPGQKNLLIFGGLGLGFLLFLSLYGLQ